CTATTACCTGTATTTCGAAATATTTGATATCAAATTTTGGATATAAACTTTCCAATTTGTttccatttatatttatatttatattttatatattcatcATAATCATTTTAAAATTTGTTGACCAAATTAGGGTTTCGAAGTGTTCTATACATCATTGTAAAATTTAGGTTTCAGTGTTAACTCAAATATGTTACTTTTGATTTTGAAGTGATGATACAAGTTTTTAGGGGTTTACCTAATTTAAGCTCGTTAATGCAGTCCATTTCATTTATTTGTACTCCAAGTGTTTGATTTTTTGTCACACTGAGTGAATACTTTTCACTGAGATAATTCAGGATTTTAAATCAATTGAATCATTTTTATTTATCACCTACCTCAATGGTATCATATTGTCATGCCAAATAATTGGAATTCAACGGAGTTGAGTGTTTTACTCATATGTACGTGACCTAATCATGATATCTAATGACTTTTTTATTCGAACGGCCAATATTATTAAAACCTCAAACTAGCAAGACGCTAGAAGAGGGAAAACCAAACAATTACAAAGGATTACGATACCATTCGGTCCTAGATAATTTACGTTTGCTTCTATATCTAAtccaaaaaaatgaaaaattaCATATAGAATCAAAAAGATCATTGATCTTCAAATCAGGGGCGGATCCGTGATTGGGAGTCACTGGTGTCACCGGTTAAAATCCAAAAAATTTTCTACTAGATGTCTTATTTAAATGGAGTCactcaaaaaaatttacactatctaccggtgtcactagttaaaaacccAAAAAAGTTTCCACTACAacgcgtatttcagtggtgtcccgtgccACCACGAGTAATACACTAGCTCCGCCCCTGTCTTCAATTGTGGACCGAAAATCTCTGCATTTCTGAATCTCCACATAGTCCACATGTATGCCGCCGCAATGATGTAAGTATGCTCCTTCCTCCTTGAAGACGTAGGCCAGTTCTCTAACCAAGCAATCCATAAGAGCCAAGAATCGATATCTAATGACTTTTTCCGACCCTTTCCCTAGTCTTGAGCCGGATACTCTTGTGAGATATTAGGGCACCAAGCACTAAGGCCATCTTGGCGATGTTTAATGGTGTTTAATTGTATTAGTTGAAATAGTTTCAGGTAAGGGGGAGTTATTAGAATTAAAAAGAGAGAAAGAACTGCAATTATGAACAAGAAGAAAGTATTTAAGCTAGCCAAAGGTTTTAGGGGAAGAGCAAAGAACTGCATCAGGATAGCTAGAGAGAGGGTGGAAAAGGCCCTTCAATATTCTTATCGGGATCGACGGACCAAGAAGCGGGATATGCGTTCCCTTTGGATCGAACGCATTAACGCGGGCACTCGCGTACATGGGGTATGTTTACTTTCTCTCATTTATAAATAGACACATGTTCATATTTTGATCATCAACATTTTTCAAGAACGATGATTTATGGTGTGCTTTATACATTTTGCTACGCAGCGTTAAGTTTGTTTGGTTTTTAGAATCTGTACAAGTAGAAAATTTTCTTTATTGTGCTTATGTTGTTCTTAGCTATATATactctttatatatttatatatttacgaaACATCAATGAAGAGACTGGAATATGAAGCTGCATTGCTGATCTCATACCTGAATTAAGGTTGAGGCTACATAGTTTATTGTCCTTCCTGTTGAGCATAGTATATGCTGACAACGGAGTGGAAAAGTATGTTATATGATCTTCATCATTAGGCTATGGGGTTGTGCATTACTATACGCTTTACAAAGGTAATTTTTTTTAGAGAATTAACATCATTTCGACATCTAAAATTGAAGAGTAAATAAACTGTTCTATTTttctttgtatttttttatttcaatTGGTCTTTGTTATTAATAGGGATCACAATATCTCTAAGTTACATATGTTATGTATGTACAGTATATCACTAAGTGATTTTATAAGCTTAGCTTGGCAGTAGATGTTGGATGTATCTGCATATTATAGTCATTTTTCATTGAAATAGAACTCTACTTGTACTCTCACTTTATTTACCAttcagcatctattatattatgTAAACCAACAACTTCCTACATCTTTTGTTCTTTGAATCAACATATGATTCTCAATACATGATATCAACATACTGTTTGCCATGAGATTTTTTGGTTCTCAATACATGATATCTCTGAAGTTATAGGTACTAATAACATGTAAATTCGGGATTATTCCGATTAATTAGTTTTATAAGCGGGCCGATTGGTCTTGCCAAACTTGGTCAAATTAGTTGTCAAGATACGGAACTAGTCGGTCAAAGTGCTTGGCGGTTGAAGTCTggtcaaaatcggtcaaatttTCTGAACATCCATTAATCCCTACATGGTTATGGCCGATTAGTCTCTATTAGCGATTTTTACAACCTTGACTAATAGTAACCATCCCATGTATCCATGATTTAATAGATAACTACTGGTCTTAACAGAAGGTTTACATCTTAGATTTTGCTTTAGTCTGATTACTTTATGTTACTACATTGCTAGAAAGTTTGGTGCCCTAATTAGTAACTATGCCACGTCGGTTCATTCATTGACTAATTGTTCTTTCCCTCTTTCCCTACTTAATTTTCAGGTCAATTATGGTAACTTTATGCATGGACTTTTAAAAGAGAACATCCAACTAAACAGGAAGGTTCTATCAGAGTTGTCGATGCATGAGCCATATAGTTTCAAGGCGCTTGTTGACATTTCACGCACTGCGTTCCCTGGGAACAAGAACATGCCATCTGCTTCAAAGAAGGAAGGCCtttcgattttggtttgatcacaaCTATTTTTTTGTAGGCTTACCTTAAAAACCTTGTATTAGATATGTTGAATAAGTATCATAACGATTTTTGCCATAAAAATACTAAATAAGTCTCTTGATCAAATTTTATGATACCCATCATCCCACTTCGATTAAAGATTATCATACGTGAAAGCGTTATCACATATATGAGCCATACTCCTATTAACTATAGGCATCTTTTCGAATAGAACATGTCTATATATTACTTGCATCtggttttttttttaaaccaaTGCTATCATGATGTGTTAACTTCTTAGCGCCCTTGGATTTGTATTGTTATGTAGTAGACATAAAAGCACAGTGTAGTCAGATGACACCCAATCTAACTATATGAAGTCTTTAACTGTTTGGATTCGTTGAGGTGGCAAAATGGACGGGTTGTGCTGTGTTGAATTGTTGCTCAAGGGTCGAATGGGTTGGGGTCAACAAGTGTCTGGTTAAATAGacgggtcaaaattcaaatattctAATATCttgttaaataataaataaattataaattgttatcaataaaataaaaaaatctgAGTTGTTTACTTAACAAGCTCATAAACCAATTTACAACTTTTAATTACATTTAAAGATAATGATAAGAGAAATATTCAAATGAATtcaaacttttaagttgagattcaagagatcaatcagagtgcgacatgtgacgcgaaaatcatatgtgattgaacaaaaacaaaaaaaatttgttcaatttttttttttttttgaaaaaaagaaatttttcaattttttttaatcacatgtgattggatttgacatgcagtaaatcacatgtgattttgcatgtcaatcacatgtgattgtaaaacccaattacatatgattctgcatgtcaaatccaatcacatgtgattgaaaaattaaaaaacaaattgaattattattatttttttttttttaaaatttgaattttttttttcaatcacatgtcgcACTCTAATTGTTCCCTTGAATTTCAAGAAAATTGTTGGATTCACATGATTACAACTCATaatgataattatcattattttttcttTTAGTCAAattttttaagagtttataataagactagtccttgTTATTTACATGAAATTATATAAGGAGACAAATTACACAGATTGTTCCTGATTGATATGGTAGTGCACGAGATAGTCCCTATGATTTTCATTAATTTACACCAATCATCCCTATCATTTAAAGACTACATTAATCGTCCTTGACTTAAAAATATACGTTAATGGTCTCTAAATTTTTTAACATACGCATTAATAAAAGAGATGATCAACGCACATTTTATGTAAATAAGAGACCATTAACGTACCTTTTTAAGTATGTCATGGACGTTTAGTGTAATTTCAAAAAATAAGGATAGTTAATGTAATTTCACTATTAATATAGGGATTATcagtttaattttcaaaaaaaacaaAGATAATTTGTGTAATCTTTTATCTTTATAAATCTCATACATAAATCCGCCACGTGTCACCTCCTTATTCAACCTCACAAAATACCTTTTTGTCAGAATTTTGAATTAAAAAACTCACTAATTCCCTACATCTGACGCGTGTGCCAAATTAAACCCATTAATCGTCTTTTTTTTTCTGCTAATTAACAAAAACCGCCCAGTTTCAAAATTAGGGTTCCAGAATCGATTTCTTCCTCCAAATTTTACATACGTATTTTGTGAATCCTTCCGATCcaaaaaaatatgttcataattaaTCAAACTTACGTATTCCAGTTTCACGCACCCGATTGAATCAATTTTAGGGTTTCCATAATTttggaatcatcatcatcatccaatccgtcagtatcatcatcatcatttctacAATCtgtaatcatcatcatctattcATTATTTTGGAATGGATCCTACGATTCTCGATTGATGTTCGTCAGAATCATCATCATGTTCATCATATCCTCAATCGATTAAGAGTTGGAATCGAATCCAGGCGGCATGATGATGAAGAACTGATAAATAATTCTAGGGTTCGATAATGGAGCGGTCCAACAATTATGATGAATAACGGCGATTTAGCGATTTTCTCTTGATTAAGGTGAGTTTCTTTGATTTAGTTTATCTTTTTCGTTTTTTTAATTGAACGGATAAAAATCAGGTTGTATTGTTGTAATAAACAAGGTTAATTGCAAACCAAATCATGCCATTTTTTATGCAAATTGAAATCTGCGGATAATATGTACGACTTCTAATTCGTACTCGGTTCAACCCAGTCATAATGCCCGTTAGCGTGCATTTTGTGACTTCACTTTGGTCGGTTTTTGGTTTTTATTCACGTTTATTGTTTGCTTAGCCAGTTAGCTGTATGTTTGCGACCATTAGATTTATATGACTGGTTAGGGTTTCATTATGTTGGCATTGGTTTTCTCTAGCAGTATATTGTGTTTCCCTACATTTGTTTAATGGCCAGTAGTAAGTGTCCGAAAGATTCTTATGACAATGCAGGTGTTGTTATTGATAATGTTGTTGGGGTAGTGTGTGTGCCTCGTGTGATCCGACTCTCACATCTTCAACTGTTGTGGGATGTGACAGTTTTAGCCAATCAGGTAAACATTATGTTGCAAAATGGGCGGGTCAGGTAATGGGTGAAAATAGGTTTGAGTTAAATTCGGCTGAGTATGGGTCGGATTGTGTTGACACAAAATACCTAATGTGCAACAAAAGATTattctttaaaaaaataaaaaagtgaCCTGTCAAAGATGTTATAAAGTTAACTGATTATATGCAGTTGGTTGTAACATTTGGCATGTCGGAAATTGGGCCATGGTCACTTATGGTCGGATCTGGTCAAAGTCAAGATGTTATAATGAGAATCATAGCTAAGTTTCTTGGTTTTCAGCAGACATACTTCAAAGTTTTACACTTTTTCTAAATAAAGTTGACATCTTTCCACCTCTAATGAATTGAACATTTTTACCCAATTTACCACCGAATATCGCCTTCGATTATTTTACAAATTTGTTACTATTGTGTTTGACTTCATAGACGTTAAGGGCGGCATTATCTCCTTATTGACTTGGAGGAGCATCAAGTGGAAGCGATTTTGATTAAAAAGGGAAAAGCGATAACGAGGTATTTATAGATTTAAATTGTATACATTCGATCATATGTCGTGCCTTTAGTAAATGTTATGATCTTCTATTTGTAAATTATGCACTTCTGCCAGAGCTATATGGATGAGCTGTATCGTTGCATTAGTCCTGATAAGGTATTTAGTCAATTTCATTACTTCATATTCATTAATACTATATATAAATGTGTAAAcactaaatttatttatttactaaGGAATTTTTTGATTTTAGGATCTTCCTTCGGAGGAGATGGGTGTTGACACTCGTGAAAATGGGTTTTCTTTATGGTCAATGTCGACGTCTGGCTGGGCATTCTCAGGTAAGGTTGCATTACTCACTTCAAGAAGTTGCAAAATGGGCGGGTTGGGTAATAGATCAAAACGGGTCTGTTGtgtaaacctacaaacactttctatctttttcttcttcttgagcTACATTTAATTATTAAAGTTACATTGTTACCATATAAACCTCAAAATGACAATTTAGAAGGTTTTAAGCGTTGTGAGACTTTTGACTCATCTCACGTTTCCTTATTTAACAACTACTTCGAGGCGAAGGTGCAATTGACCTGTTCAtcatcaaatgggtcaaaatttccACCACTATTTACTTCACCTCAATGTTAATTGTGCTTATATCTATTTACTTCACCACAATATTAATTGTGCGATTGACCCGTTTATCATCAAATGGGTCtcatcaaatgggtcaaaatttgcACCTCTATTTACTTCACCCCAACGTTAAATATGCGCATATCTACATTTTTATAATCTCACTATgatgtatttatttttttttttttaatctggaTTCTGCATTTGAACCACATTTTATGTATGATATCACAATATCTTTATGCAGGAAAGTTTTAAAGGCCCAAGACTAAACTGGTATGGTTCTAGCCTGCGTACTGAAGCTACTGGTTATGGATTGGTAACCCTTCACCTTCCCGTTTATAAATTTTCCAATTTTCTGCATTAATGATTAAATTATTTTTACAGCGAGGTTATGTTACATGCACGTTGTGGGAACAATTTGCACTTCTGTTTTTAGAACATACAGAATAGAGGGAACCGGGTAAGGAGTAATTGTGATAATCCAATTTGGAAGAACTAAGGATTATCAAGGTATGTTGACACAACGTATTATTTGTATGTTAAAATCATGCAATTACAATATGTTGTATATTCTGCTAATAATTGTTTACTCAACTCAACTAACCTAACATTATGTTCAGACTGGAATTTTACCAAGCTTCTAATAGATTTAGATCAACCAGATATATATCAGTCTGTTTCGCTCCAAGAAATTTGCACATGAAAATTGATTGTTACACGTAAGGTCGGGAGCAGGGTATTGTTGATATTTGAAGTAAATATTCATGCtaccatttttattattgtaaCATGTCTATTTTTAATAGGTTACGTACACAATGTATGGCGGTAATGAAGAGAATCTCGGTACGTGATTTGTCTCTTCACTTTCGATTTGTCTCCGATCAAAAGCAATCTTTAGTAGCACCAACATCAAAATATGTCAATAATATTTCAGTCAATCTAACAGTATCATTAATTTCACCATAAAACTAATCAATACCAATATTTTATAGAGACACCAAGTTTTCATGGATGTATTTGGTGTTTCAAGGGAGTACAGATTTGAAGATATGAAATGGTGATTTCATACTCTATAATAATGGGTATCAACAGAGTTGATTCTTGGATCATGGATGTATTTGGTGTTTCAAGGGAGTACAGATTTGAAGATATGAAAGTTACAGGAATAAAGAAGAATTTTGATAGATTTTggaatacaatttttttttttttttttttttttttttttttgaaggcaaGCCTCCAAATTGAGGTTGGTGGAGATTGAATCTCGGTCTCCTTTGGAGATTCTCAAGCACTCAACCACCCCTTTGGGGTAATATTTTGGAATACAAATTATAATAGACCTTTTGTTAAATAGGTTTTTTAATTGTAATTGTCGTCGGTATGGTTGTATTGGGTATTATAATTATGGGTATGGGATATGTCATAGCTCAAAAACTATTAGTTTAGACATTCATGATGTTCATGTTTGGGATGTTCACTGAAAACATCCCTTTGGGTATACCCGTTTAGTTGTAAAAAAATTTTCTTTTTGTTCTATTGGTATTTTTAGGGGTCCCGTCCCGTTtatccaaaaaaataaaaaataatgaaGATATATATAGGTGACTGCAATATGGTGCAAGTGCCAATATGGTGCAAGTGCCTGATACATGGGGGTGAAATTTCCACAAACATTTATATCTTCAACAAACATCTTCAATATAACATTTTACAGTGACTATATATGTAAGGGGGATTCATGGGCAAGACATTAGAAGTACACTTAATTCTCATAATAGTTTCTTCACTTTAAttgtataataaaataataattgaacAATGCAACTAATCAGTCTCAATGGTGACGTTTTTAATACTATTTTTTAGAgtatcgtgcaacgcacgggcttctAAAAGTTATTCATATGTGGAGTCTTAAAGATGAACCGCAAAAGAGAAACCAAATTTATATGTGTCGTTTGACTGGACTAAGTTTGTGAAATTAAATGGATACAAGGCTGGTGAAAAATGTCTCATTGCATTCTGACGTACTAAAATTTTGTTTGTTATGTTACAAAATGGAAGTCACAAGGTTGATATTTACGTACTTTCTTTATGGAATTGTTGGTATTATGTAAATTTCCATATTATGCAAAATAAACAATTAACAAGTCAGATTTAGTAGCATTATTCAATGTGTTATGTGTAAAGCATAGTTTAAAAAATCCAACTATTGGTAATGTCGTTACTTATAAATCGACTACTGTTGGTGATGTCTTTAGTGTTCTGGTAGCGTCATATTTAGTAGCCTTTAATCTATGTGTTTTGTGTAACACAAAACAAAATAATTAAGCAGTTCACCCAACACAATACTTGTGATACTGTTTTTATCATTTCTAATTGATATACCATTGTACGTTTCAAGTTTGTTTGATTGAGAGTCGTCGTGCACGGGCTCTAAAAAGTTTCACTATTGTGTGTtgtttacaaaaaatattatactaATTCAACCACAACAGTATATTTGACACTTTTTCCTATAATATCGTTATTTCATATAAAAGTTTAAAAACCAATAATGTTTGCGGATGAAACCCCGTGCAACGCACGTGCTCATAAATCTATGTTAGATATAAGATACAGCTCGATACATACCGTTTCAATTTATACTCGTGATTTAATTTGATTAAAGTATAAGTATATGATTTGACCACATCACAACAT
This window of the Rutidosis leptorrhynchoides isolate AG116_Rl617_1_P2 chromosome 7, CSIRO_AGI_Rlap_v1, whole genome shotgun sequence genome carries:
- the LOC139857957 gene encoding uncharacterized protein; the encoded protein is MNKKKVFKLAKGFRGRAKNCIRIARERVEKALQYSYRDRRTKKRDMRSLWIERINAGTRVHGVNYGNFMHGLLKENIQLNRKVLSELSMHEPYSFKALVDISRTAFPGNKNMPSASKKEGLSILV